The window AAGCCGTACAGTAAACTCAAAGGGCGCGGCAAAGCAGGGACGGTCTAATTGCCCAGCTTTTTTTATTACCTTTTTTGTCAGCTTGTCCCTTGTCGGAAACGCGGCCATCAACCCATATCCGAGGTACCGTGCGCCATCACCGACTATGGCATTCGGATTCGTGGAACTATGAACCGCACGATCACCAATCCTGGAAAGCACATCTCCTTTTTTAATTTCAACAGGTTGACATTGAGATTCCACCATCAAAAGGAATCGGGCCTGTCCACCCTGAAAAATTGTTTTGCCTGCGGAATCCTTGCTTTTTATGACTTCACTGCTTCCGAAGAGTGTATCTTCTTTTTTTTTCAGGCAGGCGGCATCCTGAATCCCTTTTCCCCATTGCAACGTTCTCCACCAGAAACGCAACGCGCCCTTGATGGCGGCAGGTCTCAGTTCCGCCTCAAGGGTATTCTCCGCGCCGCCGAGAAAGAGCGGGGTGACAGTACGAAAATAAGCGGTAATCTGTTTCATCGTTTTATATCCTTTTCTCCGTCATGACCTGAAGTCGGTCGGTGACTCCAGGGGTGACTTCGGGGGCGACTTCGGGGGCGACTTCGGGGGTGTTGAGCCAAAGAGTACCGGTACGAAAAGACCCAGGCCGAAGTGGGACGCATACCCAAGACAGATGGGACCGGTTACCGGTTCCGCAAAGATCAGGCGAACAGCGTAGCCGTAATCCTCAGGAGGTGGTGCGCCTTTGCGGCGGGTGCGGATGAAGTGCCGAAGATCCATGCTTTCATCACGAAGCCATTCAATATTTTCCGGGGCCGGGATGCCGCGGGAGGCAAGTTCTGCCATGACCTGTCCATCCGGTGTGTTTCTCCCGCTTTTTTTCCGGAATCTGGGTAGAACAAGCGGGGTCAGGGATTGCCAGACTCTTGATTCGTCTATAAATGCTGAGATCCCGGGAACTTGTCTGAAATCCTCGGTAGTTCCTGCACCGGCAAAACGAAGCGCAAGCGTTCCGACACCGCCTTTCATATAGGTTTTCCGAATTTTTCGGAGAATTGCCTGTGAAGAACTGCCAAGTCCGCCGGGTGCCCATATCAGGATATGATCCAGATGCCGGTCCTGTTTCAGCAGGCCAAGGGGTAAAATATGCGCATGCCGGTGACCTGTCAGCGGTTTGTTCTCTTCATCCAGGCCGAGAAGTTCCGCCGCTGCCTGATGGCTTTGGGCGTTCCCGACAAAACTTGCCACGGTCCTATGCAACAGTTCTGCCTGTGGCAATGTCCGGTGAACAAGCGGCATGGGGGAGCGGCTGCGGGCATCGGCGGCAATGGCAAGCAATGCAAATTGCGCTGTTTTTTTCGGCCTTGCCGGAACGGGCGCCGGGGCGGTTACGCCAATGGCATCTTTGGCGGGCCGCCAGTAAAGCACTTTGCGGGTTCCCGGCGGTTGACTCCATCCGTTTTTTTGCAGCCAGCCGGTTTCTGCCTGAAGACAGGCAACAAGATCGGCGGGGTATAATGCCTCTTGTTTTTTTCTTTGTGCTGCGGTTAATTTCTGTCCTTCGCTGGATTTTTCCAGGGAGTTCTTGCGCCATTGCGCATAGTCATGCCCGGATACCGGAGCAATCAAGGCAATCTGTTCCCAGCCTGGTTTATGAACAGGAGCTGAATCATCCTCACAGGGTGTGACCCACTCCTCTGTTATGGGCATGTCTTTTATAAGTTCGCACTGGGTCCATGACTCAGCCCTGCCCAGATAGCCCAGCCCAAGGGAAAGCTTAAGAAAAAGCGCTTCCTCGTTATTCTCAAGTTCCGTATCCCAATGGACGAGAAGCGGCTGGTGATCAATGCCGGTTACCGCCCGGGCGTCAAGAACCAGCGTGGTTTTGCCTGGCGTACTCTTGGCCGGGACGGGCATATAGTGCCGTGTGTGCGTACCAATGGCTTCCGGCAGCCAATAACACGGTAACACGGACGCCAGTTTTTCGATCAGCGTAACCGCAGTGTCGGGCATCCGACCGCTCTGCCACTCCGGTAATTTGGCATACCCCGTGGCCAGAAGTGCCCTGAGCATTCGCCATGGCGACGGGGGCCATTCAACATCACCTTCATTGTGAGCCTTACCCCACGGGGTGGCATGGTAGTGTCCCCCGGTAAAACGTATGGAAAGTGTGGGCATACCGCCTCCTTATTGCAGTTCCTCAGATTCTTCAGCCTTTCCTTTTGCAAGCTTGTCATTGTACTGAACAACCGTCTGCAGAAAAGCGGACCCATTGGCAGCAACAGCTTTTTTCAGCGCTGCGGCAATTTCATTTTGTTCCGGAAGAACAAACCCCCCGGGCTGGACAGCCAAAATTTTTTCCACGGCCACAGAAAGATCACATGCGGTGCGGAATCGCAGGGCGCCGGAAAGCAGCGCGCGCACCTTGTACAGCGAAAGCAGTATCAAAAGACTTTCCGCCTCTTTTTCCAGACCGTAACCCCGGATCTGGTCAAGGTCGATATTGACATACAGGGTGATATTGCCGGCCGTGTATTCATCCCGGGCAAAAGGGACATTGCCGAATCCCTTGGCGGTATCACCGGACGGGTTGACATGGTCGTTTTTCACTCCGCCGGATGCAGCAAGTTCCACGCCGTCTGCCTCCACAAACGCGGAAAGAGCCCGGGCAATACGAAGACGTCCCCCGGCGAGATCTTTTTTGGCCAGAAACACACCATGGATCAGTGTATTGACATCGTATTTGAACAGGGTCCGGGCGAACAGCTTTCTGTCTATAGGTCCTTCAGCCAGGCCTCCCAGAGATTTTTTCAGTTCGTCAAAAAATTTTTTATCCGCTCCTTCAAGCAGATAGGGACTGTTTATTCTGTGGGCTTCAAGAATAGAGGATGTTAAGAACTGCCCGTTTCTTTCAACCCGGATATATGAAATGCCGGCGGCATCTTCAACCGGTTGCTGCCGGGCCTCATCCCAAATGGTGGCCTCCAGGCGGTTTGCCATGCTCTGGGCAGACTCCACAAGCAGACTGGTTCCCTTGGGGGTCTGATAGGTCGCCGCACCCAGGCTTGGAAACCCTGTTGGCTGGAAACGATCGCCCTGCAAGGGTTTTAGCGGAATGTTAAAAAGGATGCGGTGTGACGAATCCAGCAATGAAAGATTAAGACTCATGTTTTTCAAGCTCCTTGTTGGTTATGGTGTTTTCAATGGAAAATTCATGGATCAGCAACTTATGGGAAAAACGGGAAAGGGGAAAGGCAAGGCTTGCCGCAAGCAGCCGGGCATTGCCTGCGGCCCTTTGGAGCGGACTTGTGATTCCGTGGGCACGAAGATGCATGGCCGCAAGCCGGACTGCGGCAGGCATGTCGCCCGAAGAGAGCCTGCGGAAAATATCGGCCCTGACTGGAATTTCGCCTTTTTGATGCTCAGGTAAAAGACAGAGTCTGAACAGGGTAAAGGCATCATCGATAATGATCGGTCCTTTGGGTCGGGAAAGAGGAGTGTCTTTTTCCCCGAGTGCTTTGATGTCAAGTGCCATAAACGCCCGAGCAAGCCGCAACAGCCGATGATGATCCGTTCCGCCCTGCAGGAAAACGGCAATGTCCCTCAGGTCTGCACAAAGATTTTGCCTTGCAGGAGTCTGGTCAAAGGCCCGGGATGCCCTTGCGGACGACTCTATCAGACGCCGGTTTATAAAGGCGATGCAGTCGGCGATAAGATTGCGGCCATGGCAGACAACCGACGGGGCACCGGCATCATCAAGCCGTCCGAATTTGTTCAGCGGCAGCCAGTGACGGCGGATCCGGTATTGACAGGCCAGAGCCACGGATAACCGGAATTCAGGGCTTCCGTCATCTGATGCCGCTATCCATCCGGGGCTCAGGTCGCGAAGGACAGTCCCCTTCACCTTGTTACCGCTGGGATCTTTGGTGTCAAGCCCCCCTTTTTCTGCAATCTGGTCAATATCCGCAACAGCAATCAGAATATTCTGCCAGCGCAAGGGAAGGGCGGCATCAGCCGTTGCGGCAAGGATGGCCTCATTGAGATTTTTAACTGCTGTGACAAGGGAGTGGATACACTCTTTTCCCCGGCTTTTTCTATGCAGCCGGACGAGCCATTCATCCAGATCATTGAGAAGGTTTTGGTGGGGTTGAGAGCAGACCTGCCGGCGTCCCAGCGGAATCGCAAAATTGGCCTGGCCGTTTCGTTCAAGGTAACCGAAGCGTTCAAAGGCCAGGATTCCTCGTGTGGTGCCAAGGCGTGCAACGGCCCGGGCCATTTCAACAGGGTCTCTGGTGGAAGATCGCCCAAGCTGGGCTCGCCCCTCCCCCAGCAATGCCCGGATTTCATTGAGCGATGAGAATTGATGCCACAGGGGCATCCATTGTTCGCCCCGCATAGCCTTGTCCTCTGTGCTTGAAGACGGGTGCCCTGCAGGCTGGGCCATTAAAGCAAATGGTGCCGACCCAGACCCTGACAGCCCTGTTTTTAGCCGGCGGGAGGCTGCTGAAGCGAAAAGGATCGTGCCTTCAAAAAAAAGAATAAAATCCCATGGGTTGACATTGGCCTTTCCGTCAAGGCCATCGGAACTGTTGGCACCGCCTGCGGCACCGGGGGAGTATTGACCAATAGCGTAATCTCCGGTTCCCAGAACCGCATTTCCGAACAGGGCATGGGAAAGAAGGTCGCATGTTTTGGTCGGTACAGGTGCGTTTTCGTCCGAAAGGTCAAACAGTTGAGCAAATCTTTGTCTGAAATTGTCCGTAAAATCCAAGCGGCCGTCATTCCCGCCTGTCCCCAGCAGGGAGGGCCATGACATGGTACCGTCTGCCTGGAGAATAACGGCTGTTTCCAGCCATTGCAGGTGTTTTCCCCGCCATTTCCGGCGGCATTCCTCAATATATCTGGGTTTCAGTTGTTCAAATTCTTTTTTTTTGTTTGCAGTATCCTGTAACTGTTTGAAAAGGGATATTGATCGGGCTGCCTGAATCCCCTTCTGATATACCTTGAGGCGTGGCAGGGGAGAATTTTCCATTTTTTCAAGGTAGGTTGCGGCCTTGTCTTTTTGGGACAGGAAGCCTGATCCCCTGTTCCATGGTGATATGAGGGGTGTGGGTGCATATTGCTTCAGGAAGAAGTCCATCAGCTGCGTATCTGTCAGGGATGTCGCAAGTATCAAAGACTCGTTTCGCCAGGCACCCCTGGCCTTTTTATCTGCCTGTTCTGAAATAAGGCGCAGAATACCCAGCGCTTTGAGATAGCTTGCAAGGGGTGTCGGCGCACAGCCGGTCAGTGTATGAAAATGTATGGCCATACTAAAAATTCCTTATTTTGAAGCCCGTGCGTCCGCAGCACGGATGAGGGTTTCCAGCCAGGCAAGAACAAAAGGACCGTGCTCGTCAAGAAGTGCGGCACAGCGATCGGCCCAGCTTGCTCCGAAGCTTTGGGAAAGTCCCATGGCTGCAGGCTCCAGAGTGAGACGGGTGACTGGTATCCTGGTATCGGAGCCATCGGGCATGCCAAGGCAGGTGGACGGAATGACGTCATCTTCAAAAATTCCCCGAATTGGCATGGTATCCCCTGATTTGGCCACGGGATGTTTCTGGTCCGCAGGAGATGCCTGCATGTTGCCGCGAACCTTACCGTGGTGGGATGCCACCAGGTAGAGCAGCAGATTGAATTCGTGGGCAAAAAGTCCTTTAAGGTATTCCTGGATGGGCGTTATACGGGCTGGTTTTTTGAAAGACTCCGTCTGTTTTACATCCATATAGGCTTGCCACGGTCCAAGCAATGCCTCGTGAAAGGGGGCACACTGGTGTAAAAGATCTATCAGAGACAGGGCGGAGGCCAGTTCATGCCGGAATCCCGGGCGAATATCGGTGTCTGAGGCCTTGTATGTTACAGGTTTGCGCCAAGCTGTCTGCGGGGCTTTGGCAATATCGCCGCCCAGGTGCTCCTTGTCCGGATTGATGAGCGAGACAAATGCCGGATGGGCTTTCCCAAGATCATGCCAGAGGGCTGCGGCATTAAGGATGGGCGCTGTTTTTGAGGGGAAAAGGCCTGCAACCGTCAGGAAATGAGCTGTGAGCCTGCCATGTTCGGCAATGGTCTGCCATTGGTCTGTTTCCGACAGGGATTCATCATCCTGGGCAGCATCGGCTGTAATATCCGGGGGTAAGGGCATGGTGCCTGCAACGCATGCCACAGGTTTTTTGCTGGAAAGATCAAACCCCTGTTCAGCGTTGTACCCGCCAAGATCGGCACGGGCAAGGATGAGCAGGCCCGGATAGATGTCTCGGGAAGCCAACGGCAGCCAGGCCCGATCAAGATAATCCCATGCCCATACCGAACCTTTGCCGGCGGCCACAAATTTTACGGCATCTCCTATGGGAACATTGCACCGCTCCCCACGGGAGGGCTGGAAATCATCGGGTGGAAGGTCTTTGGGGCCAAGCTCGATCCAAGCGATCTGGCAGTCATTTTCATCTCCTGTCCGGATAAACCGGGATATGTCCAGGTCCGCACCGGTCAGATCTGCTGTTGTGTCAAACAAGTCATCCAGTTCCCGCCGGAGGAGAAGGAAGGGTGGAGAATAGGGGTAAAGTTGATTTTTACGTTCGGGTGAAAGTGATTTGCCAAAAGCTTCCAGGGAAGGAATGGAGACATCTGCCAGTTTTTTTAATTCAGTACTGGCAGCCTCCAGTTCTTCATATTCATAGGGCGCTGTTTTCTTTTCTTCAATTTCAATTACATAGATTTCCGCCTGCCCCCCATACCGGGCTGCCCGGCCAAACCTCTGCACAAGGCTTGTCCAGGGTGACAGGTCAGTGATAAGCACATCAGCTGAAATATCCACCCCTGCTTCTACTACCTGGGTTGCAATAATTAACTTTGGTCTTGCAGCAAGTGCTTTTCGGTTTAAAAACGTTGTCTGCCAATGCTGCCGGTCGCAGGGCCTGAAACGCGAGTGAACGAGATGAATCTCTACGCCGGTGTTTATTTTTTTGTTCTTTGTTAGAGCTTTATACACTTCAACGGCACGTTTGACCGTATTGACTATAATGAGGGTTGTGCCGTTATCGGTAAATTTCTCACCGGCAAAATCTGCCAATTTTTTATCTTCTAAAGGAGGGTGAATATGTATCGTTTTTCTGACATTCTCCCATTTAGGGCCTGTCCGGTCTTCAGGGGCAGTTCCAATTTTTTTTGTCTTGAGATCCGGCAGATACTTCGTCATTTCTGGTGTTTCAAGCCAGTACTCCTGTAATGTCGCGCTCATCCACCAGGTGAACGAGGGATGGGGCATCCGGCTTTTTTCGTCATTACGGAAGGCCTGCAGCTGACCTGAGGTTGCCAGCCCCACATCCATGAGCTGGGCTTCATCCATCACCCATAGTGCATCGTTATTCAGCAGGGCAAAATGCATGGGCCATCTGGCACGGGCCATGCCGTAACCGCGATTAAGCGCACGGGATAGCAACATGTCCTGGGTACCTGCAAGGATGGCAGGTTTTTCAGGGTGAATGTCCCATTCGCGCCGTGCGGCATTGTTTTCCTCCCCTCCCATAAGAATAATTGGAGAATGTTCTTTCAGCCAAAACGTTCGTTCTTTGACTTTTCCGTCTGGAGCCCAGTCTGCAAGCTGGGCCAGCCACTCCTCAATCTCTCCGGCGGTCTGCTCCACAAGGGTGCGCATGGGAAGGCAATAAACCAGGCGGCGGGGCCAGGTTTCATCTCCAAGAACAATTCTATTCCAAAGCCATGCAAAAACAACCGCCGCAGTTTTGCCAAGTCCCGTGGGAATATCAATGAGTTGGGAGGCGCATGATGTCCCGCCGATGAGCGTGTCGGCTATTTCAGGTCGCGCAGCTTCTCCGCAGGCCAGTCGGCACTGATACCCATAGGGCCGGTTTCCGGTTGCGGTTTTAAAAAATTCAGCAAAAGTCATCTTGATGTTTTACCTCCTCATATGTTTTTTCAGTTTGAGTCACAGCATATCACCTGTCGATCTCAAATTTTGATCCTGATGCCGCTTTTTTTTACTTTTTTGATGCGGTTTTTTTTTCGTACTGATTCAGAGCCTTTTGAAGCCTGCGGCAGACCTCCTGTTCAAGACTTTTGGGGGCCACGACCCTGACATCGGGGCCGTAACGCAGGATCTCCATCACAAGTTCCCTTTGGTCCGCATAGGGCAGATGCAGTTCATAGCTGCCGTCGGAAAGCCATTGGCCTGCCTGGTCCGGGTGCCATTGCTCTTCGGCTACCCAGCGGGCAGCTTTGGGGGAAAAGCGTAAAATCGCCCGGGCTGTGGGGCGGCCGCCAAAAATGCCAAAGGATGAAAAGAAGTGGTCGTTCAATTGCCGGTCATCCACCTCAAGACAGGCCGTTTCGGTCCTGGTTATATCGCTCATTCGTTCCAGGGCCATGGCGCGCAGGGCGTTTTTATTGTGGCAGAAGGCCGCCAGGTACCAGTTTCCCCGGTAATAGAACAGTCGCTGGGGTGAAACCGTGCGAATGAGTTTTTTGTCTTCTCCCCGGCTGTGATAGCAAAGGGTTAACCGGGTGCGCTCGATCAGGGCGGTGGCTACCGTGCTGAAGGCCATGGGGCGGCATCCCCGGATGCCGATGCCGATGACTTTAATGCGGCGGGCAAGTTGCGTTGTTGAGACGCCCCTGGCGGACAAAAGGGTTTCAATGCGGCTGCGGATGGGCACAAGTTCCGGTTTCAGCAGGCCCGGACCCAGCTGGGTGATCAGTTCATTGATGGCAAGCAACGCATGGAGTTCGGAGATGTTCAGCCAGAAACCGGGAAGTTGCAGGGCCGCTTCATCGGTTTTATCCAGGATATACCCCCCGGCTTCCTTATCGAATCGAAGGGGCGCCCCGTCATCCCGCAGACGCCTGATATAGCGTTTCAGCGTTGCCTGGGAATAGTCCACCAGGGCGTGCAGATCCTGCAGGCTGATGGGATATCGGCGGACTGAAAGAATGTCGACCAATTGTTTCAGACGTTCTATTTGAACCATTTTGAACCTATGAGATTAGATATTTTCAGTACTTATGGAAAAGACAATTTACACATACATTATTTGTTATTCATAGAAAACATCTTTTTAACAGGTTTGAACTATGGGGTTGAGATTGTTGTCATTATTGTTATAATGTAAGTGATAATAAATATTAAATGAGGAGGTGTCATGCCCGCCGCACAAACTGTAAGGACAACAATTCTTTCCACCCCTGAGTTTAAAGCCTGGCTCACATCTGAGGCTGAAAAAGAGGGGGTGAGCGTTTCAGAGCTTGTCAGGAAACGGTGTAAACCGGTACCTGAGGTTACCGAACAGGAAGACAAACTTTTAAACGCGCTGCTTCAGGAGTTGGAAAGATCAACAAAGCAGGCTCATGAAGCGTTTGACAAAGGACTTGCCCAACTCAATGAAACTCTTGATCGCCTTGACTGCATGGAATCAGCCCGCATGAAGGTGGAAAGGACAGGAATAAATGGGAACAGTTGACCGGATATTAGATGCAACAAAGCAGGCCATACTGATTAATGAACGCATGCAGAACATGAGCAAG is drawn from uncultured Desulfobacter sp. and contains these coding sequences:
- the cas7u gene encoding type I-U CRISPR-associated RAMP protein Csb1/Cas7u, which codes for MSLNLSLLDSSHRILFNIPLKPLQGDRFQPTGFPSLGAATYQTPKGTSLLVESAQSMANRLEATIWDEARQQPVEDAAGISYIRVERNGQFLTSSILEAHRINSPYLLEGADKKFFDELKKSLGGLAEGPIDRKLFARTLFKYDVNTLIHGVFLAKKDLAGGRLRIARALSAFVEADGVELAASGGVKNDHVNPSGDTAKGFGNVPFARDEYTAGNITLYVNIDLDQIRGYGLEKEAESLLILLSLYKVRALLSGALRFRTACDLSVAVEKILAVQPGGFVLPEQNEIAAALKKAVAANGSAFLQTVVQYNDKLAKGKAEESEELQ
- the csx17 gene encoding type I-U CRISPR-associated protein Csx17, giving the protein MAIHFHTLTGCAPTPLASYLKALGILRLISEQADKKARGAWRNESLILATSLTDTQLMDFFLKQYAPTPLISPWNRGSGFLSQKDKAATYLEKMENSPLPRLKVYQKGIQAARSISLFKQLQDTANKKKEFEQLKPRYIEECRRKWRGKHLQWLETAVILQADGTMSWPSLLGTGGNDGRLDFTDNFRQRFAQLFDLSDENAPVPTKTCDLLSHALFGNAVLGTGDYAIGQYSPGAAGGANSSDGLDGKANVNPWDFILFFEGTILFASAASRRLKTGLSGSGSAPFALMAQPAGHPSSSTEDKAMRGEQWMPLWHQFSSLNEIRALLGEGRAQLGRSSTRDPVEMARAVARLGTTRGILAFERFGYLERNGQANFAIPLGRRQVCSQPHQNLLNDLDEWLVRLHRKSRGKECIHSLVTAVKNLNEAILAATADAALPLRWQNILIAVADIDQIAEKGGLDTKDPSGNKVKGTVLRDLSPGWIAASDDGSPEFRLSVALACQYRIRRHWLPLNKFGRLDDAGAPSVVCHGRNLIADCIAFINRRLIESSARASRAFDQTPARQNLCADLRDIAVFLQGGTDHHRLLRLARAFMALDIKALGEKDTPLSRPKGPIIIDDAFTLFRLCLLPEHQKGEIPVRADIFRRLSSGDMPAAVRLAAMHLRAHGITSPLQRAAGNARLLAASLAFPLSRFSHKLLIHEFSIENTITNKELEKHES
- the csb2 gene encoding type I-U CRISPR-associated protein Csb2, whose translation is MPTLSIRFTGGHYHATPWGKAHNEGDVEWPPSPWRMLRALLATGYAKLPEWQSGRMPDTAVTLIEKLASVLPCYWLPEAIGTHTRHYMPVPAKSTPGKTTLVLDARAVTGIDHQPLLVHWDTELENNEEALFLKLSLGLGYLGRAESWTQCELIKDMPITEEWVTPCEDDSAPVHKPGWEQIALIAPVSGHDYAQWRKNSLEKSSEGQKLTAAQRKKQEALYPADLVACLQAETGWLQKNGWSQPPGTRKVLYWRPAKDAIGVTAPAPVPARPKKTAQFALLAIAADARSRSPMPLVHRTLPQAELLHRTVASFVGNAQSHQAAAELLGLDEENKPLTGHRHAHILPLGLLKQDRHLDHILIWAPGGLGSSSQAILRKIRKTYMKGGVGTLALRFAGAGTTEDFRQVPGISAFIDESRVWQSLTPLVLPRFRKKSGRNTPDGQVMAELASRGIPAPENIEWLRDESMDLRHFIRTRRKGAPPPEDYGYAVRLIFAEPVTGPICLGYASHFGLGLFVPVLFGSTPPKSPPKSPPKSPLESPTDFRS
- a CDS encoding WYL domain-containing protein → MVQIERLKQLVDILSVRRYPISLQDLHALVDYSQATLKRYIRRLRDDGAPLRFDKEAGGYILDKTDEAALQLPGFWLNISELHALLAINELITQLGPGLLKPELVPIRSRIETLLSARGVSTTQLARRIKVIGIGIRGCRPMAFSTVATALIERTRLTLCYHSRGEDKKLIRTVSPQRLFYYRGNWYLAAFCHNKNALRAMALERMSDITRTETACLEVDDRQLNDHFFSSFGIFGGRPTARAILRFSPKAARWVAEEQWHPDQAGQWLSDGSYELHLPYADQRELVMEILRYGPDVRVVAPKSLEQEVCRRLQKALNQYEKKTASKK
- the cas3 gene encoding CRISPR-associated helicase Cas3', with translation MTFAEFFKTATGNRPYGYQCRLACGEAARPEIADTLIGGTSCASQLIDIPTGLGKTAAVVFAWLWNRIVLGDETWPRRLVYCLPMRTLVEQTAGEIEEWLAQLADWAPDGKVKERTFWLKEHSPIILMGGEENNAARREWDIHPEKPAILAGTQDMLLSRALNRGYGMARARWPMHFALLNNDALWVMDEAQLMDVGLATSGQLQAFRNDEKSRMPHPSFTWWMSATLQEYWLETPEMTKYLPDLKTKKIGTAPEDRTGPKWENVRKTIHIHPPLEDKKLADFAGEKFTDNGTTLIIVNTVKRAVEVYKALTKNKKINTGVEIHLVHSRFRPCDRQHWQTTFLNRKALAARPKLIIATQVVEAGVDISADVLITDLSPWTSLVQRFGRAARYGGQAEIYVIEIEEKKTAPYEYEELEAASTELKKLADVSIPSLEAFGKSLSPERKNQLYPYSPPFLLLRRELDDLFDTTADLTGADLDISRFIRTGDENDCQIAWIELGPKDLPPDDFQPSRGERCNVPIGDAVKFVAAGKGSVWAWDYLDRAWLPLASRDIYPGLLILARADLGGYNAEQGFDLSSKKPVACVAGTMPLPPDITADAAQDDESLSETDQWQTIAEHGRLTAHFLTVAGLFPSKTAPILNAAALWHDLGKAHPAFVSLINPDKEHLGGDIAKAPQTAWRKPVTYKASDTDIRPGFRHELASALSLIDLLHQCAPFHEALLGPWQAYMDVKQTESFKKPARITPIQEYLKGLFAHEFNLLLYLVASHHGKVRGNMQASPADQKHPVAKSGDTMPIRGIFEDDVIPSTCLGMPDGSDTRIPVTRLTLEPAAMGLSQSFGASWADRCAALLDEHGPFVLAWLETLIRAADARASK